Sequence from the Pan paniscus chromosome 4, NHGRI_mPanPan1-v2.0_pri, whole genome shotgun sequence genome:
AGCAGGAGCAGCGTTAATGCAGCTATCGATTTCTGCCACCAGCCAGCAGGCCACAGAGGCGGGGGACGCACACAGGGGCTGGGGCGCAGCCTACTCCCCTCCCCATCTCTGCAGCCCACAAGACACCTGCCTTCTGCCTTCTCCCCTCATGCAGTATCTGGGCTGCCAGGGTTGTCGTCCAGGGCAGGGCAGATGAGCTTAGTTGGGCAGGAGCTGGATGAGCTGACTTGACGGTTTCTGTCCCTGATCTCACTGACCCTGGTCCCCAACAACTAGCCAGGGTCACTGATTCCTGAAAGGGTCACCAGTCTCTGAGGAGAGGGGCTGAAAAGACCATCCTGGTCTTGGCCGTTATGAGGTGGGAGGGAACACAGCTATCCTTGGACACACATGGTCTTCTTGCTTCAGCTCTGACCTCTGATGCCCCCCAACCCAGCCTGGATTCCCTGCCAGGGCCCCCCGGCTCTGTCCTGGTGGAATCTGCCATCttgcccagctcttcctcctcaCCCATTTCCCTCTGCTAGGAAGGAGCCCTAGGTGGTCTGGTGCCCACTGGGGAGGGACAGGGAGTATCTGGCTGTTGATGCCGGCTACTCGCCTCACCCTAGAGACAGAGCTTTTCCTTTCCCCACACCCGGTCCTCTTTGGCCACTCCTTAGTCCTGGGGAAGCCCCCCCTCCCCCCCgcttggggcctcagtttccccctctgtaaaTGCAGAGGGTTGGACTAGATGCTCTCTTGGGACAGGCTTGAGTCCTGTGACTAGGGGGGTTTTGGGGTTGCCTGGGGACAAAGATCCAGTGTGTGCTGCCCTCAAGCCCAGGGCATGATGGGGCCCGCCAGATGTGCGCCTCCCCCTTGAGCCTCCAGCTGCTCTGGGGCTGGGCCCTGTCCTCCCACCCCTCTCCTGGGGCATGCTAGGCCACAGCAGGCAGACAGGGAAGCGAGGCTGGAGAGCCGGGACTGATGAGGAAACTGCCGCCTTGCTCCATCTGGCCCAGTCCCTTCAGCTGAGGAGGCAGCTCAGACGCCTTAGCCTTGAGACCTGAGTAGAGCAGGCCCTGTCCCGGGATGGGCTGCCTTGGAAATATGGAGGTGGCCAGAGGACAGGCTCCTGCTGGGCTCCATTCCCTTGAGGGTCACGCCTACTCCTCAGTGCCAGCCTGCCCCAGCCAGAGGCCCCTCCTGGCAACAGCCCACCCCGGCTCTCTGGGTTCTCACTGAGACCTCCACCCAGGCCCTACTCTGCAGGCCTTGTGAGGCCTCTGCCCACCACCGCCCCCAATCTGGGAGCCAGGCCAGAGCACCACAGTGAGGCCTGAGTAGAGACAAGAATGAGGTCTGAGACGATAATGATTGTGGTTCGGGGGTTGAGAAGGAAGCATGTGCCAGGGTGTGCACAAGCATGTCCTCTCACTGTGGCAGGGGACGGCTGGTCCTCTGGCCCTGTGCTGCTCGCCCTGTAGCAGGAGGGGAGAAGATCCCTGAAATAAGGGTTCTGCACTCATTGGCAAACTGGGTTACACAAAGGCAACCAGGTTCCTTTGCCTGCAGGACATGTCAGAGCCTTGAAATAACTGATGTGTATTAGTAATCCCCAGATGAGGATCCAGGGGCAGCCTTCCAGACTTAATGATCTGTACCATCAAGCACTCTTCTCCTCAGATGGAGAAGGAAGATTAGGATGTGGAggtggtttttttcttatttttatttttttgacaggatctcactctgtcatccaggctggaatgcagtggcatgattataactcactgtatcctcaacctcctgggctcaagcagtcctcccacctcagcctcctgagtagctaggactacaggcatgtaccaccacacctggctaacttttgtattttttgcagagatagagtttcaccatgttgtccagggtggtctcaaaactcctgagctcaagcgatctgcctgcctctgcttcccaaagtgctgagattacaggtgtgagccactgcacccagctaataagCATCTCCAACACTCTCCCACCCCAGCACAAGAAGGACTGCCTGCTTCTGGCAGGTCTTCCTAGACCCTAGCAGAGCAGATCTGGGCTGTGGAGGCCTGGACTAGGGCCTCCACCATGCCGCTTGGTGGCTGTGTGTTCATAGACTGGTAGTTCTCCTAAATCTTGTttccctcatctataaagtaGATTACCAGCCACTGCTTCTAGAGTTCTTGTGGGTCTTAACTGAGATAGTACAAATAAGAAATTTCTCACCAGGATGGAtctggtgcttaataaatgcctGGTCAAGCACATGGTGGTCAGGATGACAGGACCGTTGATAGTGGCGGTGGTGGCGATGTTGAAGGGGGAGGTGTTCACTGCTGCCCTGACCCTGTATCCTCTTGTTGTGACAGAGTGAAGACATTTCCACCTGGACACCTGACCATGTGCCTGCCCTGAGCAGCGAGGCCCACCAGGCATCTCTGTTGTGGGCAGCAGGGCCAGGTCCTGGTCTGTGGACCCTCGGCAGTTGGCAGGCTCCCTCTGCAGTGGGGTCTGGGCCTCGGCCCCACCATGTCGAGCCTCGGCGGTGGCTCCCAGGATGCCGGcggcagtagcagcagcagcaccaaTGGCAGCGGTGGCAGTGGCAGCAGTGGCCCAAAGGCAGGAGCAGCAgacaagagtgcagtggtggctgcCGCCGCACCAGCCTCAGTGGCAGATGACACACCACCCCCCGAGCGTCGGAACAAGAGCGGTATCATCAGTGAGCCCCTCAACAAGAGCCTGCGCCGCTCCCGCCCGCTCTCCCACTACTCTTCTTTTGgcagcagtggtggcagtggcGGTGGCAGCATGATGGGCGGAGAGTCTGCTGACAAGGCCACTGCGGCTGCAGCCGCTGCCTCCCTGTTGGCCAATGGGCACGACCTGGCGGCGGCCATGGCGGTGGACAAAAGCAACCCTACCTCAAAGCACAAAAGTGGTGCTGTGGCCAGCCTGCTGAGCAAGGCAGAGCGGGCCACGGAGCTGGCAGCCGAGGGACAGCTGACGCTGCAGCAGTTTGCGCAGTCCACGGAGATGCTGAAGCGTGTGGTGCAGGAGCATCTCCCGCTGATGAGCGAGGCGGGTGCTGGCCTGCCTGAcatggaggctgtggcaggtgccGAAGCCCTCAATGGCCAGTCCGACTTCCCCTACCTGGGCGCTTTCCCCATCAACCCAGGCCTCTTCATTATGACCCCGGCAGGTGTGTTCCTGGCCGAGAGCGCGCTGCACATGGCGGGCCTGGCTGAGTACCCCATGCAGGGAGAGCTGGCCTCTGCCATCAGCTCCGGCAAGAAGAAGCGGAAACGCTGCGGCATGTGCGCGCCCTGCCGGCGGCGCATCAACTGCGAGCAGTGCAGCAGTTGTAGGAACCGAAAGACTGGCCATCAGATTTGCAAATTCAGAAAATGTGAGGAACTCAAAAAGAAGCCTTCCGCTGCTCTGGAGGTAACGGCGCCTTAGAGGGAGGTGTGTGGGCTCTTGTGTCTGTCTGGCAGTCCaaacccacccccatcccctgacCCCACTTTTCCTACCTGGGCAAGTGTCTGGGGGATGCCCCCCCCAGTCCTTGGGGCCTGGGGGTCTGGCTTCAAGACACCAGTTTACTGCCCCAAAAGTCAGAGCCACATTCTGAGAATCCTATCAGGCCATAATTTGCAAGGCAAGCATAAAACTCCAGGCAAGGACCTAGCATTCTCAGCCAGGCTCTGGGATTCTGATTCCTCTCCTGGGTTCTGGGTCAGGTATTGAGATTTCCATACAGGTCCTAAGTTTCTGATGCTCAGACATGGCCTAAAGCATCCAGTCCATGACCTAGAACTCTGGGTCTCTCCCCTGCCCTGTTTAAGGGATTCTGTTTCACGGGCCCTGTGCCCTTAAGCCCTTCATTTGCCCCTCCAGGGCCATCTTTCCCCCAAGGCCACCCAAGGATAGAGCTGTTCCAGTGCTGGGTGCCCTGCTCTGAGGCCTGGAAGGATCCTTGGTCTGGGCACCTAGTTGACAGATTTTTGGGGCTGGGGTAAGGGGAGGTGACCATGAGCCCGGAGTGGACAAGAACCTAGCCACTGTAGGATTGGCTTGGAGAAGGCAAGGGGTTCCCATGCTGCTATCTCTGCACCCCTGTGGCAGGGCCGTCCCTGTGCCCCCAGATGCAGCAACCTAGCTGGAGTGCCAGGCCTGGGTACAAAAGCATCTTTTCAGCCTGCAGTCCCTGCCCTTGTCCCCGCCCCTCTATGAGTGGGCTTGACGCAAATGTCCAGAATGGTTGGAAAACAACAGTGGTATATCCCAGCCATGGCCTCCTGGttaccctcccccaaccccaaccccaaccccagccccagcccttccATTTCTGCTCTCCTATGTACACACAAAGGCACCCACTTTAGTCCAGtgtagacacacatgcacacacacatagacacggCCGCTTGAGAAATAGCCCAAATACCCACCTCCCACAGCTCCATACCACACAGCTCAGCATAGCACGAGGCACACACCCATATGCACACCCGTCGCACGTGCTCACACGCTCACTTACAGAAACATGCCACAGCCACCTGGCGCTGTTGCCTTTGGGCCAGGGGAAGGGACTTCCTCTCTGGAAGGAGGgttcctgggcacagtggctcaggagGCCTCAGAGTCCTCGGGGCCTTCTagcagcccagcaggtcaagcGCCTCCTTTGGCCTGGCTGGGGTGGCAGGAGCTCCGAGGGGTGGCTGCTCTTCCTCCATGCCTGTCCCTCCGCCATGAGGCCATCCACGGGGGAACGTCTTTGCTCCAGGCCTACCCGGACCCTGACTGAACTCTCTCCTTGTTTTTGTCTCCCGCCCCCGCCAGAAGGTGATGCTTCCGACGGGAGCCGCCTTCCGGTGGTTTCAGTGACGGCGGCGGAACCCAAAGCTGCCCTCTCCGTGCAATGTCACTGCTCGTGTGGTCTCCAGCAAGGGATTCGGGCGAAGACAAACGGATGCACCCGTCTTTAGAACCAAAAATATTATCTCACAGATTTCATtcctgtttttatatatatattttttgttgtcgTTTTAACATCTCCACGTCCCtagcataaaaagaaaaagaaaaaaatttaaactgctTTTTcggaagaacaacaacaaaaaagaggtaAAGATGAATCTATAAAGTACCGAGACTTCCTGGGCAAAGAATGGACAATCAGTTTCCTTCCTGTGTCGATGTCGATGTTGTCTGTGCAGGAGATGCAGTTTTTGTGTAGAGAATGTAAATTTTCTGTAACCTTTTGAAATCTAGTTACTAATAAGCACTACTGTAATTTAGCACAGTTTAACTCCACCCTCATTTAAACTTCCTTTGATTCTTTCCGACCATGAAATAGTGCATAGTTTGCCTGGAGAATCCACTCACGTTCATAAAGAGAATGTTGATGGCGCCGTGTAGAAGCCGCTCTGTATCCATCCACGCGTGCAGAGCTGCCAGCAGGGAGCTCACAGAAGGGGAGGGAGCACCAGGCCAGCTGAGCTGCACCCATAGTCCCGAGACTGGGATCCCCCACCCCAACAgtgattttggaaaaaaaaatgaaagttctgTTCGTTTATCCATTACGATCTGGGGAGCCCCATCTCGATATTTCCAATCCTGGCTACTTTTCTTAGAGAAAATAAGTCCTTTTTTTCTGGCCTTGCTAATGGCAACAGAAGAAAGGGCTTCTTTGCGTGGTCCCCTGCTGGTGGGGGTGGGTCCCCAGGGGGCCCCCTGCGGCCTGGGCCCCCCTGCCCACGGCCAGCTTCCTGCTGATGAACATGCTGTTTGTATTGTTTTAGGAAACCAGGCTGTTTTGTGAATAAAACGAATGCATGTTTGTGTCACGAAGCACCGCTGGCTTCTTGCTCTCCGGTTTTGGGGGGCTGACTTGGGGGCCGTTCCTGAGCAGGGGTTGTCTGGGACCacctggaggaggaagaaggatggCCCAGGGACATTTAGAATGGGAATTTCTTGGGGAAGAGAGGCCTCTGGATCCAGAATGGGGGAGAGCAGGAGCAACCAGCCCAGCAGACAGGAGGGAAAGGCTCTTAATCTGGAAGTCACTGCCTGGTTGCACCCCATGCCTCAGAACCTGGACCTCCAGGGACCTTCACTCACCTGGGGCCACCTCTGTTCACTCACCTAAGTTCATCAGGGCCTGATGAGTAAAGCAACCAGCACCACGAGGCAGGTGGGGGTAAGGCTGAGCTGCCTGTTCagggtcttctttctttcttacctgGCAGGGATCTAATGCTCCCGCAGCCACCAATGTCATTCTCCAGGGAATAGTTTCAGCTCAGCTTCGTGGGGACCTGGCTGTACACACACGCCTA
This genomic interval carries:
- the CXXC5 gene encoding CXXC-type zinc finger protein 5, with the protein product MSSLGGGSQDAGGSSSSSTNGSGGSGSSGPKAGAADKSAVVAAAAPASVADDTPPPERRNKSGIISEPLNKSLRRSRPLSHYSSFGSSGGSGGGSMMGGESADKATAAAAAASLLANGHDLAAAMAVDKSNPTSKHKSGAVASLLSKAERATELAAEGQLTLQQFAQSTEMLKRVVQEHLPLMSEAGAGLPDMEAVAGAEALNGQSDFPYLGAFPINPGLFIMTPAGVFLAESALHMAGLAEYPMQGELASAISSGKKKRKRCGMCAPCRRRINCEQCSSCRNRKTGHQICKFRKCEELKKKPSAALEKVMLPTGAAFRWFQ